One stretch of Juglans microcarpa x Juglans regia isolate MS1-56 chromosome 3D, Jm3101_v1.0, whole genome shotgun sequence DNA includes these proteins:
- the LOC121253993 gene encoding protein PLANT CADMIUM RESISTANCE 2-like — protein sequence MYSSSNPEGYDPEYSDEQHIFAEDTTTSTGIPVSSDSQQYDDSSSFKPAVFRVQSRVRVPWSSGLCDCFTDKKTCCVTFWCPCITFGQIAEIVDKGSTSCGANGALYALICCVICCPSLYSCFYRSKMRQQYFLRETPCGDCLVHCFCEQCALCQEHRELKTRGFDMTIGWHGNVEQRNRGVTEAMKAPMAEAGMNR from the exons ATGTATTCATCATCAAACCCAGAAGGTTATGATCCGGAGTACTCCGACGAGCAGCATATATTCGCGGAGGACACCACGACTAGTACTGGTATTCCAGTCAGCTCCGACAGCCAACAATATGATGACTCGTCCAGTTTCAAGCCTGCTGTGTTTCGTGTTCAGTCTAGAGTTCGGGTCCCTTGGTCCTCCGGCCTCTGTGACTGTTTCACAGACAAAAAAACTT GTTGCGTGACCTTCTGGTGCCCCTGCATTACTTTTGGACAAATTGCAGAGATTGTGGATAAAGGATCAACAT CTTGTGGAGCGAATGGAGCTTTGTACGCACTAATCTGCTGCGTGATTTGCTGTCCAAGCCTGTACTCATGCTTTTACAGGTCGAAGATGAGGCAACAGTACTTTCTGCGGGAGACCCCCTGCGGAGATTGCTTGGTTCATTGCTTCTGTGAGCAGTGTGCTTTGTGCCAAGAGCATCGTGAGCTCAAAACCCGTGGTTTCGACATGACCAtcg GTTGGCATGGAAACGTGGAGCAACGTAATCGCGGGGTCACCGAGGCAATGAAGGCTCCGATGGCGGAAGCAGGCATGAACCGATAG